One Bombina bombina isolate aBomBom1 chromosome 5, aBomBom1.pri, whole genome shotgun sequence DNA segment encodes these proteins:
- the LOC128661330 gene encoding oocyte zinc finger protein XlCOF6-like yields RIHTGEKAFTCTECGKSFSEKSTLKKHERIHTGEKPFTCTECGKSFIQMSHLKSHERSHTGEKPFTCTECGKRFSEKSTLKKHERIHTGEKPFTCTECGKSFIQMSHLKSHERSHTGEKPFTCTECGKRFSEKSTLKKHERIHTGEKPFTCTECGKTLEPVISINSNVLECEKSFRGKSHLLDHYEIHTGEKPHTCTECSKCFTRMNHLKTHKKIHTGEKPFTCTECGKCFKEKSHLKTQKKIHAGEKLYTCTYCGKGFTIKCNLKKHERIHTGEKPFTCTECGKSFTQKSHLKSHERSHTEEKLFTCTECGKGFTQINGLRTHIRIHTGEKPFTCTECGKSFTQKSHLKSHERSHTEEKLFTCTECGKGFTEINGLRTHERIHTGEKPFTCTEWGESFIQKGDLKKHERSHTGEKPFTCSECGKRFTQKSDLKSHERIHTGEKPFTCSECGKSFTQKSHLKSHERSHTGEKPFTCTECGKSFSEKSTLKKHERIHTGEKPFTCTECGKSFIQMSHLKSHERIHKGRNLSHV; encoded by the exons aggattcacacaggagaaaaggctttcacatgtacagagtgtgggaaaagtttttcaGAAAAGAGtactctgaaaaagcatgaaaggattcacacaggagaaaagcctttcacatgtacagagtgtgggaaaagttttatacaaatgagtcatctgaaatctcatgaaaggagtcacacaggagaaaagcctttcacatgtacagagtgtgggaaacgtTTTTCAGAAAAGAGtactctgaaaaagcatgaaaggattcacacaggagaaaagcctttcacatgtacagagtgtgggaaaagttttatacaaatgagtcatctgaaatctcatgaaaggagtcacacaggagaaaagcctttcacatgtacagagtgtgggaaacgtTTTTCAGAAAAGAGtactctgaaaaagcatgaaaggattcacacaggagaaaagcctttcacatgtacagagtgtgggaaa acattggagcctgttatcagcataaACTcaaatgtgttag aatgtgagaaaagctttagaggGAAGTCTCATCTACTAGACCACTAcgaaattcacacaggtgagaaaccacacacatgtactgagtgcagcaaatgttttacacgaatgaatcatctgaaaactcataaaaagattcacacaggagaaaagcctttcacatgtacagagtgtggaaaatgttttaaagaaaagagtcatttgaaaactcAGAAAAAGATTCACGCAGGGGAAAAGctgtacacatgcacatactgtggAAAAGGATTTACAATAAAGtgtaatctgaaaaagcatgaaaggattcacacaggagaaaagccattcacatgtacagaatgtggaaaaagttttacgcaaaagagtcatctgaaatctcatgaaaggagtcatacagaggaaaagcttttcacatgtacagagtgtgggaaaggttttacacaaataaatggtCTGAGAACTCAtataaggattcacacaggggaaaagcctttcacatgtacagagtgtggaaaaagttttacacaaaagagtcatctgaaatctcatgaaaggagtcacacagaggaaaagcttttcacatgtacagagtgtgggaaaggtTTTACAGAAATAAATGGTCTgagaactcatgaaaggattcacacaggggaaaagcctttcacatgtacagagtggggAGAAAGTTTTATACAAAagggtgatctgaaaaagcatgaaaggagtcacacaggagaaaagcctttcacatgttcagagtgtggaaaacgttttacacaaaagagtgatctgaaatctcatgaaaggattcacacaggagaaaagcctttcacatgttcagagtgtgggaaaagttttacacaaaagagtcatctgaaatctcatgaaaggagtcacacaggagaaaagcctttcacatgtacagagtgtgggaaaagtttttcaGAAAAGAGtactctgaaaaagcatgaaaggattcacacaggagaaaagcctttcacatgtacagagtgtgggaaaagttttatacaaatgagtcatctgaaatctcatgaaaggattcacaagggaagaaacctttcacatgtttag